In Paroedura picta isolate Pp20150507F chromosome 6, Ppicta_v3.0, whole genome shotgun sequence, one genomic interval encodes:
- the BMX gene encoding cytoplasmic tyrosine-protein kinase BMX isoform X1: protein METAENKPILEELLVKKSQQKKKISPNNYKERLFVLTKTSLSYYEYDKDKKGNRKGSIEIKKIRCVETVNPEEQATPERQYPFQVVYKGGLLYIYTPNEESRKQWLEALHKEIKGNPDLLNKYHKGFFSNGKFMCCNQACKSAPGCTIWETYSSLHSVNTEIKPLPPVPSGQHQQALVLAADQSFLKEALAVYSYEPQGNSDLPLVRDNNYYVLNDDDPDWWQVQDSEGNEGFAPRAYLKEIAQPSDELRGITDTVNVSSGEEENIEKYDWYAGNISRGQAEELLQQKGKEGAFMVRNSSQVGKYTVSVLCMTNRETNGTIKHYHVHVNSAKEFYLAENHCFSSVPKLIYYHQHNSAGVVTRLRHAVSTKANKVPSTAMLGKGAWELKREDIVLLKEIGSGQFGVVQMGKWKGKYDISVKMIKEQSMSEDEFLEEAETMMKLNHPKLVKLYGVCTKTYPIYLVTEYMANGCLLSYLKSHGKELHPFRLVEMCFQVCEAMAFLEKHQFIHRDLAARNCLVDSDLTVKVSDFGMARYVLDDEYVSSLGTKFPVKWSAPEVFHYTKFSSKSDVWAFGILMWEVFSLGKQPYERCDNTQVIEKITHGYRLYRPQLASEAVYQIMYSCWNELPEKRPTFLHLLSLLEPHREDDHP from the exons ATGGAAACTGCAGAGAACAAACCCATTCTAGAAGAGCTGCTGGTAAAGAAGtctcagcagaagaaaaaaatatcccCAAATAATTATAAAGAGCGACTGTTTGTTCTGACAAAAACAAGCCTCTCATACTACGAGTATGACAAAGAT AAAAAGGGAAACAGGAAAGGTTCAATCGAAATCAAGAAAATTAGATGTGTTGAGACGGTAAATCCTGAAGAACAAGCTACTCCAGAGAGGCAGTACCCCTTTCAG GTTGTATACAAAGGGGGCCTGCTGTACATCTATACTCCAAATGAAGAGAGTCGAAAACAGTGGCTGGAAGCTTTGCATAAAG AGATAAAAGGCAACCCAGATTTGCTAAACAAGTACCACAAAGGATTCTTTTCCAATGGGAAGTTCATGTGCTGCAATCAGGCTTGCAAATCAGCTCCTGGATGCACAATATGGGAGACAT ACTCCAGCCTACATAGTGTAAATACTGAAATCAAGCCACTCCCTCCGGTTCCAAGTGGGCAG CACCAACAAGCTCTGGTTCTAGCAGCTGACCAATCATTTTTGAAGGAAGCCCTGGCTGTTTATAGTTATGAACCCCAAGGAAACTCTGATCTTCCTCTTGTCAGAGATAACAATTATTATGTTCTGAATGATGATGATCCTGACTGGTGGCAAGTGCAGGATTCTGAAGG AAATGAAGGCTTTGCTCCTCGTGCCTATTTGAAGGAGATAGCCCAACCAAGTGATGAATTAAG AGGTATCACGGATACTGTTAATGTGTCATCCGGGGAAGAGGAAAACATTGAGAAATATGA TTGGTATGCTGGTAATATCTCAAGGGGCCAGGCAGAAGAACTGCTGCAGCAGAAG GGGAAAGAAGGTGCCTTCATGGTTCGGAATTCCAGTCAGGTGGGGAAGTACACAGTATCAGTGCTCTGCATGACCAATAG AGAAACGAATGGAACCATTAAACATTATCATGTCCATGTAAATAGTGCCAAGGAGTTTTACCTGGCTGAGAAtcactgttttagttctgttcccAAGCTTATTTACTACCATCAGCACAACTCAGCAG GTGTGGTGACAAGGCTTCGTCATGCAGTGTCAACAAAAGCAAACAAAGTTCCATCCACAGCAATGTTGGGAAAGG GAGCTTGGGAACTGAAGCGTGAGGATATTGTCTTACTGAAAGAAATTGGAAGTGGTCAGTTTGGAGTGGTGCAGATGGGGAAGTGGAAAGGAAAATATGACATTTCAGTTAAAATGATCAAGGAACAGTCAATGTCTGAAGATGAATTTCTAGAAGAAGCTGAAACTATGAT GAAGCTAAATCATCCCAAACTTGTTAAATTGTATGGTGTGTGCACAAAGACATATCCTATCTACCTAGTGACTGAATACATGGCTAATGGCTGCTTACTCAGCTATCTGAAAAGCCATGGGAAAGAACTGCATCCTTTTCGGCTTGTGGAGATGTGTTTCCAGGTTTGTGAAGCCATGGCTTTCCTTGAGAAGCATCAGTTCATTCACCGAGATCTG gctgctAGGAATTGCTTAGTCGATAGTGATCTCACAGTGAAGGTGTCTGACTTTGGGATGGCACG ATACGTGCTGGATGATGAGTATGTCAGTTCTCTAGGAACGAAATTCCCCGTGAAGTGGTCTGCACCAGAGGTCTTTCATTATACCAAATTCAGTAGCAAGTCTGATGTGTGGGCCTTTG GAATTTTAATGTGGGAAGTGTTCTCTTTGGGGAAGCAGCCCTATGAGCGGTGTGATAATACGCAAGTGATTGAGAAGATTACCCACGGCTATCGACTTTATCGTCCACAATTGGCTTCTGAGGCAGTTTACCAGATAATGTACAGCTGCTGGAATGAG TTGCCTGAAAAACGTCCCACATTTCTTCATCTGCTTTCCCTCTTGGAACCACACAGAGAAGATGACCACCCTTGA
- the BMX gene encoding cytoplasmic tyrosine-protein kinase BMX isoform X2 has product MGRHSQECLTSPPPQAGGIFSLVVYKGGLLYIYTPNEESRKQWLEALHKEIKGNPDLLNKYHKGFFSNGKFMCCNQACKSAPGCTIWETYSSLHSVNTEIKPLPPVPSGQHQQALVLAADQSFLKEALAVYSYEPQGNSDLPLVRDNNYYVLNDDDPDWWQVQDSEGNEGFAPRAYLKEIAQPSDELRGITDTVNVSSGEEENIEKYDWYAGNISRGQAEELLQQKGKEGAFMVRNSSQVGKYTVSVLCMTNRETNGTIKHYHVHVNSAKEFYLAENHCFSSVPKLIYYHQHNSAGVVTRLRHAVSTKANKVPSTAMLGKGAWELKREDIVLLKEIGSGQFGVVQMGKWKGKYDISVKMIKEQSMSEDEFLEEAETMMKLNHPKLVKLYGVCTKTYPIYLVTEYMANGCLLSYLKSHGKELHPFRLVEMCFQVCEAMAFLEKHQFIHRDLAARNCLVDSDLTVKVSDFGMARYVLDDEYVSSLGTKFPVKWSAPEVFHYTKFSSKSDVWAFGILMWEVFSLGKQPYERCDNTQVIEKITHGYRLYRPQLASEAVYQIMYSCWNELPEKRPTFLHLLSLLEPHREDDHP; this is encoded by the exons ATGGGAAGGCATTCACAAGAATGcctcacctcccctcccccccaagcaggTGGGATTTTTAGCTTG GTTGTATACAAAGGGGGCCTGCTGTACATCTATACTCCAAATGAAGAGAGTCGAAAACAGTGGCTGGAAGCTTTGCATAAAG AGATAAAAGGCAACCCAGATTTGCTAAACAAGTACCACAAAGGATTCTTTTCCAATGGGAAGTTCATGTGCTGCAATCAGGCTTGCAAATCAGCTCCTGGATGCACAATATGGGAGACAT ACTCCAGCCTACATAGTGTAAATACTGAAATCAAGCCACTCCCTCCGGTTCCAAGTGGGCAG CACCAACAAGCTCTGGTTCTAGCAGCTGACCAATCATTTTTGAAGGAAGCCCTGGCTGTTTATAGTTATGAACCCCAAGGAAACTCTGATCTTCCTCTTGTCAGAGATAACAATTATTATGTTCTGAATGATGATGATCCTGACTGGTGGCAAGTGCAGGATTCTGAAGG AAATGAAGGCTTTGCTCCTCGTGCCTATTTGAAGGAGATAGCCCAACCAAGTGATGAATTAAG AGGTATCACGGATACTGTTAATGTGTCATCCGGGGAAGAGGAAAACATTGAGAAATATGA TTGGTATGCTGGTAATATCTCAAGGGGCCAGGCAGAAGAACTGCTGCAGCAGAAG GGGAAAGAAGGTGCCTTCATGGTTCGGAATTCCAGTCAGGTGGGGAAGTACACAGTATCAGTGCTCTGCATGACCAATAG AGAAACGAATGGAACCATTAAACATTATCATGTCCATGTAAATAGTGCCAAGGAGTTTTACCTGGCTGAGAAtcactgttttagttctgttcccAAGCTTATTTACTACCATCAGCACAACTCAGCAG GTGTGGTGACAAGGCTTCGTCATGCAGTGTCAACAAAAGCAAACAAAGTTCCATCCACAGCAATGTTGGGAAAGG GAGCTTGGGAACTGAAGCGTGAGGATATTGTCTTACTGAAAGAAATTGGAAGTGGTCAGTTTGGAGTGGTGCAGATGGGGAAGTGGAAAGGAAAATATGACATTTCAGTTAAAATGATCAAGGAACAGTCAATGTCTGAAGATGAATTTCTAGAAGAAGCTGAAACTATGAT GAAGCTAAATCATCCCAAACTTGTTAAATTGTATGGTGTGTGCACAAAGACATATCCTATCTACCTAGTGACTGAATACATGGCTAATGGCTGCTTACTCAGCTATCTGAAAAGCCATGGGAAAGAACTGCATCCTTTTCGGCTTGTGGAGATGTGTTTCCAGGTTTGTGAAGCCATGGCTTTCCTTGAGAAGCATCAGTTCATTCACCGAGATCTG gctgctAGGAATTGCTTAGTCGATAGTGATCTCACAGTGAAGGTGTCTGACTTTGGGATGGCACG ATACGTGCTGGATGATGAGTATGTCAGTTCTCTAGGAACGAAATTCCCCGTGAAGTGGTCTGCACCAGAGGTCTTTCATTATACCAAATTCAGTAGCAAGTCTGATGTGTGGGCCTTTG GAATTTTAATGTGGGAAGTGTTCTCTTTGGGGAAGCAGCCCTATGAGCGGTGTGATAATACGCAAGTGATTGAGAAGATTACCCACGGCTATCGACTTTATCGTCCACAATTGGCTTCTGAGGCAGTTTACCAGATAATGTACAGCTGCTGGAATGAG TTGCCTGAAAAACGTCCCACATTTCTTCATCTGCTTTCCCTCTTGGAACCACACAGAGAAGATGACCACCCTTGA